Proteins encoded in a region of the Micropterus dolomieu isolate WLL.071019.BEF.003 ecotype Adirondacks linkage group LG09, ASM2129224v1, whole genome shotgun sequence genome:
- the olah gene encoding S-acyl fatty acid synthase thioesterase, medium chain isoform X1, with protein sequence MELPATNRMEKVINCFKKKPDAVSRLICFPWAGGGSMHYARWGNVLNSSIEVFSVKLPGRESRAKEPFFQNMQQIVDEVIGVLLPVLQEKPFALFGHSFGAFTSFAVADDLKRVHNLEPVHIFLSGASAPYSEIRIKAPKRSDLSDDDFLKWLILIGGTPPELLANPEVLKLFLPALKADLHVVENYKCNKPDSPFLSCPVTCFDGKEDIPHDLQAWKDITSGDFTVRMLDGSHFYLKDSGNEEILLDYITKQLETSEMDYL encoded by the exons ATGGAGCTGCCTGCAACAAACAG GATGGAGAAGGTGATCAACTGTTTCAAGAAAAAGCCAGATGCTGTGTCCAGACTGATCTGCTTCCCCTGGGCAGGTGGAGGCTCCATGCACTATGCACGCTGGGGAAATGTCCTCAATAGCTCCATAGAAG tgttttctgtaaAACTTCCGGGCAGAGAGAGTCGAGCCAAAGAGCCGTTCTTTCAGAACATGCAGCAGATTGTGGATGAGGTTATTGGTGTTTTGTTACCAGTGCTGCAAGAGAAGCCATTTGCTCTGTTTGGGCACAG ttttggtgCCTTCACAAGTTTCGCCGTGGCAGATGATCTGAAGAGAGTGCACAACCTTGAACCAGTTCACATCTTCCTGTCTGGGGCTTCTGCACCTTAT TCAGAGATACGCATCAAAGCCCCAAAGAGAAGCGACTTATCTGATGACGATTTTCTCAAGTGGTTGATTTTGATTGGAGGAACACCCCCTGAGCTGCTGGCAAACCCTGAAGTCCTGAAGCTCTTCCTTCCCGCCCTCAAGGCCGACCTACATGTTGTGGAGAACTACAA GTGTAACAAGCCAGACAGTCCATTCCTCTCCTGCCCAGTCACATGTTTTGATGGAAAGGAGGACATTCCTCATGACTTACAAG CTTGGAAAGACATCACATCAGGAGATTTCACAGTCAGGATGCTTGACGGATCACATTTTTACCTGAAGGATTCTGGAAATGAAGAAATTCTATTAGACTACATCacaaaacaactggaaacaTCAGAAATGGACTATTTATAA
- the olah gene encoding S-acyl fatty acid synthase thioesterase, medium chain isoform X2 has product MEKVINCFKKKPDAVSRLICFPWAGGGSMHYARWGNVLNSSIEVFSVKLPGRESRAKEPFFQNMQQIVDEVIGVLLPVLQEKPFALFGHSFGAFTSFAVADDLKRVHNLEPVHIFLSGASAPYSEIRIKAPKRSDLSDDDFLKWLILIGGTPPELLANPEVLKLFLPALKADLHVVENYKCNKPDSPFLSCPVTCFDGKEDIPHDLQAWKDITSGDFTVRMLDGSHFYLKDSGNEEILLDYITKQLETSEMDYL; this is encoded by the exons ATGGAGAAGGTGATCAACTGTTTCAAGAAAAAGCCAGATGCTGTGTCCAGACTGATCTGCTTCCCCTGGGCAGGTGGAGGCTCCATGCACTATGCACGCTGGGGAAATGTCCTCAATAGCTCCATAGAAG tgttttctgtaaAACTTCCGGGCAGAGAGAGTCGAGCCAAAGAGCCGTTCTTTCAGAACATGCAGCAGATTGTGGATGAGGTTATTGGTGTTTTGTTACCAGTGCTGCAAGAGAAGCCATTTGCTCTGTTTGGGCACAG ttttggtgCCTTCACAAGTTTCGCCGTGGCAGATGATCTGAAGAGAGTGCACAACCTTGAACCAGTTCACATCTTCCTGTCTGGGGCTTCTGCACCTTAT TCAGAGATACGCATCAAAGCCCCAAAGAGAAGCGACTTATCTGATGACGATTTTCTCAAGTGGTTGATTTTGATTGGAGGAACACCCCCTGAGCTGCTGGCAAACCCTGAAGTCCTGAAGCTCTTCCTTCCCGCCCTCAAGGCCGACCTACATGTTGTGGAGAACTACAA GTGTAACAAGCCAGACAGTCCATTCCTCTCCTGCCCAGTCACATGTTTTGATGGAAAGGAGGACATTCCTCATGACTTACAAG CTTGGAAAGACATCACATCAGGAGATTTCACAGTCAGGATGCTTGACGGATCACATTTTTACCTGAAGGATTCTGGAAATGAAGAAATTCTATTAGACTACATCacaaaacaactggaaacaTCAGAAATGGACTATTTATAA
- the slc9a3.1 gene encoding sodium/hydrogen exchanger 3.1, with protein sequence MQRFGFVHLWLLGSVLLICLLSGLNGDMVLTHQESHLRPSEAKSNLNQTEHVQGSSITGIPIVTFKWNHVETPYLVALWILVAGLAKLVIEANHHVTNVIPESALLICFGFVLGGMVWGADKVQTFRLSPRVFFFYLLPQIILDTGYAMPNKLFFSNMGAILVYAVIGTVWNAATLGLSLWGCAKGGAMGDVDIGLLQYLLFGSLIAAVDPVAVIAVFEQVHVNEVLFILVFGESLLNDGVTVVLFNVFDAFVSLGGSKINAAEIIKGIVSFFVVAFGGSLLGFVFGLLVSLLTRCTKNIKIIEPGFIFVLGYLSYLTAEMLSLSSILSIVFCGVCCQKYINANMDENSVNTVRYVMKVFANGSETIIFVFLGISAIDTTIWVWNTGFILLTLFFIFIYRFIGTFILTWMLNRYRLVPVSFIDQVIMSYGGLRGAVAYGLAMLLDENKIKEKNLMVSTTLIVVYFTVIIQGITMKPLVTWLNVKRAAIAELTLIEKVQNKVFDHMLVAIEDISGQIGHNYMRDKWNHFEEKWMTRFLMKPSARKNLDHVFNVFHQLNLKDAMSYVAEGERRGSLEFIRNDTAFIDFKKKFVDDFADVMPDIMADDYGAMSPMRRDPVPSVSLEMQKQSMNGVRETEDVNSHHLLQQHLYKGRKQHLHRYSRSHFDVNTDENEVQEIFQRTMKNRLESFKSAKMGVAPPKTITKHTKKDQQKKMPNGKSMDKSKSYHSADEDFEFSEGDSTSGYEASASSYPMRVNHRAGGGIENPAFMPDLDVMPQVQIPPWLAEAEPVNSMVAPSQQAQARLPWTPSTLRRLAPLRTSTRSTDSFALADTPATQQTDEHLPPPPPPSRGDGGQS encoded by the exons aTGCAACGCTTTGGATTTGTACACCTCTGGCTGTTGGGGTCAGTGTTACTGATCTGCCTCCTCTCAGGGCTGAATGGAGACATGGTGCTAACACATCAAGAATCCCATCTGAGGCCGTCAGAGGCCAAATCAAACTTGAATCAAACTGAACATGTCCAAGGCTCCAGCATCACAGGAATACCAATCGTGACCTTCAAGTGGAACCATGTGGAGACCCCTTATCTAGTTGCATTATGGATATTGGTGGCTGGTTTGGCAAAATTAG TCATCGAGGCTAACCACCATGTGACCAATGTGATCCCAGAGAGTGCCCTACTCATCTGCTTTGGCTTCGTTCTGGGTGGGATGGTTTGGGGTGCAGACAAG GTGCAGACATTCAGGCTGAGCCCAAGAGTATTCTTCTTCTACCTGTTGCCTCAGATCATCCTGGACACGGGCTATGCCATGCCAAACAAGCTCTTTTTCAGCAACATGGGGGCCATATTGGTTTACGCCGTTATTGGGACCGTCTGGAACGCTGCCACCTTGGGACTGTCGCTGTGGGGGTGTGCCAAAGGAGGAGCCATGG GTGATGTGGACATCGGCCTGCTGCAGTATCTTCTCTTCGGTAGTCTGATTGCTGCTGTGGACCCTGTAGCTGTCATCGCCGTATTTGAACAAGTCCATGTCAACGAGGTCCTCTTCATCTTGGTGTTTGGAGAGTCGCTGCTCAACGATGGTGTCACAGTG GTGCTCTTCAATGTATTTGATGCGTTTGTGTCACTGGGAGGATCTAAAATTAATGCTGCAGAGATCATTAAAGGAATAG TTTCCTTCTTTGTGGTGGCGTTTGGTGGTTCCCTCTTGGGCTTTGTGTTTGGCCTGCTGGTCTCTCTTCTGACCAGATGCACTAAAAACATCAAGATCATTGAGCCAGGCTTCATCTTTGTATTGGGATACCTCTCCTACCTGACTGCTGAGATGCTCTCCCTGTCTTCCATCCTTTC GATCGTCTTCTGTGGTGTTTGCTGCCAGAAATACATAAATGCAAATATGGATGAAAATTCGGTCAACACAGTGAGATATGTCATGAAGGTTTTTGCCAACGGATCAGAAACCATCATCTTTGTGTTCCTCGGCATCTCGGCCATTGACACGACAATCTGGGTCTGGAACACAGGGTTTATCCTCCTCACGCTCTTCTTCATCTTTATCTATAGATTCATCg GTACCTTTATCCTCACCTGGATGCTGAACAGATACAGGCTGGTCCCCGTGTCATTCATAGATCAGGTGATTATGAGCTACGGTGGCCTGCGAGGGGCTGTTGCATATGGCCTGGCTATGTTGCTGGATGAGAACAAGATAAAGGAAAAGAATCTGATGGTCAGCACTACTCTCATTGTAGTGTACTTCACTGTCATTATTCAG GGAATAACGATGAAACCTCTGGTCACCTGGCTTAATGTTAAGAGAGCTGCAATAGCTGAGCTCACACTCATAGAAAAAGTGCAGAACAAG GTGTTTGATCACATGCTTGTTGCCATAGAAGATATATCTGGACAAATAGGACATAACTACATGAGGGACAA GTGGAATCATTTTGAGGAGAAGTGGATGACGAGGTTTTTAATGAAGCCTTCAGCGAGGAAGAACCTCGACCATGTCTTTAATGTCTTCCATCAGCTGAACCTCAAGGATGCAATGAGCTACGTGGCAGAG GGGGAACGTAGAGGCTCTCTGGAGTTTATCCGCAATGATACTGCGTTCATCGACTTCAAGAAAAAATTTGTTGACGACTTTGCAGATGTCATGCCTGACATCATGGCTGACGATTACGGTGCAATGTCCCCAATGAG AAGAGACCCTGTACCATCAGTGAGCCTGGAAATGCAGAAGCAGAGCATGAATGGTGTGAGGGAAACAGAGGATGTTAACTCTCACcacctgctgcagcagcatctGTACAAGGGCAGGAAACAG CACCTGCACAGGTACAGCCGGAGCCATTTTGATGTCAACACAGATGAAAATGAGGTGCAGGAGATCTTCCAGAGGACCATGAAGAATCGTTTGGAGTCGTTTAAGTCTGCAAAGATGGGAGTTGCTCCACCCAAGACAATTACCAAGCACACAAAGAAAGACCAGCAGAAAAAG ATGCCAAATGGAAAATCAATGGACAAAAGTAAAAGCTACCACTCGGCTGATGAAG ATTTTGAGTTCTCAGAGGGAGACAGCACCTCTGGCTATGAGGCCTCAGCCAGTTCATATCCCATGAGGGTCAACCACAGAGCTGGAG GTGGAATTGAGAATCCAGCATTCATGCCAGACCTGGACGTCATGCCGCAGGTGCAGATCCCTCCATGGCTGGCGGAGGCCGAGCCCGTCAACAGTATGGTGGCTCCTTCGCAGCAAGCCCAGGCGAGGCTGCCGTGGACGCCCAGCACACTGCGCCGCCTGGCTCCTCTTCGCACCAGCACTCGCTCCACTGACTCCTTCGCGCTGGCTGACACTCCTGCCACGCAGCAGACAGACGAGCACCTGCCgccacctccacctccttctcgTGGAGACGGCGGCCAGTCATAG